Part of the Sorghum bicolor cultivar BTx623 chromosome 1, Sorghum_bicolor_NCBIv3, whole genome shotgun sequence genome, ATGCTAAAGCTGTGTGAATCAATGGAAGTCATGACACAAACTTGCATGCTAAAAGCTTAGTAAAGTGAAGTCGGTCAAATGTCACCTTACCTTGAATCAATTAAGAATCTCAAGCATATTCACCCTCCCCTAGCCATCCTAGATCATTTCAATATGTTCCAAAGCAAGTAAGCAAGGTAAGACGATAATTGACATGTCTAGTGCTAAATTTTTGTGCCCCTAGAGTATCACTAGAGTATATTCTAGAGTCGACCGAGCTGTGCAAGGTGATTTGGAGCTAACCGCACAGATGGCCCAATGCTAAGATTTGTGTCTACCATACTAATAGGATCTAGATGGTTAGAGGACAAGGGTGAGTTGCCTATAAAATTTTCCTACAAACTTTTAGAACACTAGTGCTAAGGTGATTAGTAAAATAGCAAGCCCTATTAGCCACTACTTGCACTAGCTCTATTTTCACCCAAACCAAACCCCTAAACAATTATAGTAGTTTTTGTATCTCTACGCTAGAGCACAACACCACACAAAATAGCTACTAACTGCACAAGCTAACTAGAGTGTTACAAAAGGAGCAACTaacaactagttacaactacAACTAAAGCTACTCTAAGCTAGCTAACTATAGCGGTAAGCAATTACCACATAGACAAGATATGAAAGAAAACTACAACTATGATGAAGCATTAATGTTGGTGCTGTCCTTTTGTGTAATCACTAGACAAAATTTTTGACTATTACTGGATTTCTTGTATAGCTGTTATCATAGTTTAGTTGCCTCCAGAACCACTGAGTCATTCTTTTATCTTCACTGAAGCTCTCTCCTGCCATCACCAATTTAGTTGACGAGCAAGGCTTGAGGCTATTTCTTTAGGAAAATTCACAAGTGATCCCTAAAATTACATGGCAATGTCATCTGGTCCCAAACTCTCGGTCGGTGTTCGACTAAACGAGTTGTCGCTAAACATTAAATGGTGGAAAGTTTTTTTTGTTTAGGGGGGGGGTAAACGACAAATTAAATGGCTGGCCATCAAATGGTAAAAAACAGGGGTAAATAGTCTAAACACCCTAAATGGAACGAAGGTAAATAAtattaaacaagctaaacatctATTTAAAAGGGTCATTTAGGTAAATCTAGTTAAATTCTATATGCATAAATTTGTGTACTTAAGTTTATTATAGTCACAAATATGTATAGTTGATTTCTTACATGCATAAATATGTAGATTTGATTCTTTTTGCAGCATAAATATATAAACATACTACAATAATTGATTTGTACttgcataaatatgtataaatACTAGAATAACAGATTTTATgtcaataaatatatatatttgggTAATATTGTGTAAAACCATTTAGACCATTTAACTCCGTTTAAACACAGTCTAAACAACCAAACGAAGGGTGACTGACTatttaccgtttagcgtttagaATAACACTCCTCTCGATTTTAATATTTGGGTCCTAGAATTTTGTATCGTGACGTCATACATTCTACAAATTTTAATCATTAGAAATTTGTTATATAACATTGAGAAATTGTTATGAAAAAACTGCACATTGGATAATTATGAACAAAAGTTTGGTTTCAGATGTCATATAGAAAAGTTATCATGATAAGTTTATATAAGCTAATGTCAAAAATACATTGAAAACTATGATTAAAAATTATGGTTATAAGTTATGTTGTACAAAAATATTATGCATAAAAGTTGTGCGTATAACTTTGTAATTTTTACAAATAGAAAGTTGTggaacatttttttttctagaaaagaAAAGTTATGGGTTGTTTCATCGTTATTACTGGATTAGAACACTAACCAGTGAGGCGAGCATAATTCAGTTGGTTAGGTTTCTTGTGATAGAATATGCTTAGATTTAAGTCCATGACTTTATTCAGATGCTTGATTTTTCTTCTCAATATTGAAATTTGAAAAAGACTAATTAGTGAGATCGGGTATAAAGAGCGATTTGTATTAAAACAATTTAAAATGACGATTTAGAAAGCGCAGTTGAGTACTAAAAACTGTTAGAGATGGTATGCGCACGCGTAGCAACTGGAACGCGCCAGGCATCTCGAGATGTGGCCGTAGCGCCAACGCCACATGAAGCTAGCTAGCGCACGGCGCACCCGCGGAAAAGGCCAGACCCGAAATAAAAAGGGAACGGAGGCGACCGAATCGGACGCAAGCTGCTAAGCCCACCAGTCCACCACCCATCAGTCCATGTCCATCACCCTCTCTCGTTTATTTTTGCGCCATCTTCCTCGCCTCCTCCACAAAACAAGTCCACCTCCCGACTCCaccaaaatcccaaaccctagcGGCCCCGGCTCAGATCCCTCCACCTTCAGCTATCCATCGCGGTGGGCACCATGCGGATCCGCAAGAGCGCCTCCCGCCTCCTAGGCTCTGCCTACTCCGCCTCCGCTGCCCCGCCCGTTGGTGCGGCGCCTCCGTTCGACCtgcttccgccgccgccgccgccgccgccaccgcaccTGGCGCCGTGCTCCGCGCCCGAATCCTGGGGCGGGGCCGGCTTCTcggggccctctgcttcctctGCGGAGCCCTGCGAGCTCAGCCGCTCGCCATGGGACCTCATCGCCGAGCTCTCCCTCTCCGACCCACAGGTCAGCGCCTCCGCTCCCCACCTCCCTCCTCCTCATTCTCTCCTCTCAGTTCTGCACTTCGGGTCGCTCTGCGCCCCATGCGCCGCGAACTCGCTGGTTTGGTGAGGGTCGCAGCACCAGCTTCTCCCCGTCGCTGTGTTCGGTTCGTCTATGCTGCTAGGGTTGGCCGGCGGGTCCAAATAGCCGTCGAGCAGCCTGTTTCGGCTGGAGATACTCGCCTGGCTAGTGTCTAGGAGCGGTTAGCTACTCTTCCCTCGTGCTAATTTCGGGACGGCGGCGCGCCTAGGTTTGGAATCGCTGGGGGCGGCGGCCGGGGTCGAGCCCTAGATCCGCGCCCCCATTTCGTCCCGTCTGCGGTTTGGGAATCTGTCTGTTTGTGCTTTTGTTTCGATTAATTGACTTGTTTGGCTGTTCCATTGAATTAGGTGGAGGATGACATCGTGGACAAGTACTTCGTCCATGTCACGACCCGCTCGAGCTGGCTCTTCTCAGCCACCATGCCAGCCGCCTCCTccgccaagaagaagaagaagctgcaGGCTGCAGCTGGTGGGGATAGCACGAAGCTGCGCCGTGACACTGTGAAGAAGCCTGCAATGAgtaaggagaaggagggcgaggCCAATAAGAAGGCAAAGGTCAAGAAAGAGGAGGGGCAGGATCAGGATGGGGCAGCACGGGTCTGGATGTGCAAGAAGAACGACGGCAGACGCTGGCACTGCAACCGGCCAGTGAGCCAACCCGACACCCTCTGTGAGTACCATTTCGTGCAGAAGCGCTCCTACTTAAACCCCGATTTCGAGTCCCCCTCTGTGGTAAAATTGGAGGAGGCAGCGCCattgccggtgccggtgccagtGCCAGCAGCTGCCTCGAAGTCCTGCACACGCAGCAACAAGAagccaaggaagaagaagcctgGCAGTGACCTCAGTGCGACTGAGGGATTCTACTACTATGCTGGGTTCGGCCCATTCCGGTCCAAGAGGCAGTGTAGAAGTGGCGGCACGAACATGAAGTGGCCGCAAGATGAAGAGGATGACGCGAAAGATGATGCTTCTCCTAGTGAGCAGCAGGCTGAAGTTGATGATGGTCATGATGATACCAATCAGACTGTGGCTGCAGCCCGTGGTGATGCATCTAGCTGCGAAGATGACACGGCAGGGATTGCCGGCGTCGATGAGGGGAGCAGCGATGACGACTTCGATGGACTTGGTATCTCTGGCCACGGCATGAATGGAAATGGTGATTCCAAAGCTAGCAATGGTGATGGCAAGAGAAAGATCCCGTGGAagcggtggaggaagcccgtGAAGGCGCGGTCGCTCAAGTCCTTGATGTAAGCACCTACATACGTGCTCGATCTCGCATCGGCGACGACGTAGAAGAAAGGATGCTAGCAGGTATACCTTTTGGCTTAGTCGATCTGTTCTGATTTTGTTGTTGACCAGTTGTACAAGTTGTTTGACTTTTGCATTATCCTTTTTGCGATTGGATGGTTATTCATTTAATTAGTCTGTCGTGTTGAGGCGTTGTGTGCTTCTTCCTTGTTGCGTTTGGGATGAACTGATATATGCTGTCTGGTGAGTGATGGAATTTTGCACATTTTTGCGTGCGGAGTGTGAACTCTCGAATCAGCGCTCCTTTGGAGGCAAAAGCACAACAGTTGTTGGCCCTGTTACAGCTTTATATTTGCTTCGCAACGGATTCGGAGTATATAGTAGTAATAAGTTGTTAGTACATCGGTCGCGTACTCACTAGGCCGGAATCAGTTTAGTATAATCGTCGCGTGCACGTGCACGGACGATCGGTTTGCTTAAATCACGTACAAATGAACCACGCGCCGTTAGCCTCTGCATGGCTAATCGTCGTCACGACTGGTCCACGGAGCGCGGGTTGGTACGGTTAATTCGAGCACACCCTCCTATCTCCAACCCCAATATTTATAGACTTCTCAACATTTTCCTTAGTCATAGAAATAGAGATTTTAAGTCAAAAGTCATGTCCAACGGAATCGTCATTCTCATCTGGGTCGCCAAAGAAAGAGGTCGGGCGTGTCGCTATCTGCCGCGCGTGCGTCGTCGTCCCCCTCGCCAGGATCGAGTACTACACCGCAGCCGCAACATCGTCGTCCGTGCCGTGCCGTCATCGCCAGCAGGGCTCCTGCTGCAGGACCTCACGCCGGCCGGGGAAGGAGGGGAGTACGACGAAGAGTCCAGCAGCGGGAGCTTGCCGAGGTCCGTCGTCGGTATCACGCCGCCGGTGAGGTTAGTTGGACAACAGGTCATCTGCAGGCCACCCCCTAATGATGCATGGGCCGTCACTAGCCGACGGAGGAACGCCAGCAAACCGCGAGCTCGAAGGGCACGTGCCCTGGACAAGTTCTTGCCGGTGGCGGCCACCCCGACGAAGCGCCGCCGGCAGGTTGACTCGTCGTGACTGGCTTCCGGTGTCTTTGTCTTGTCCATGTTTGCCGAACGCCTGTGGTATGACGCGTACATCTTGCTGAACGCGCAGAGCACTCGTACCGTGCTGGTTCGTTTTCAATTCGCCGCTGTATGCAGCCATGGTCGAGCTTCTCTGCAGTGAGGAAGCAGCGCTGCACCGTACCTTTCGGTCAATTATAAGTGCTCACATATAGGTTAGGAAAAATAGAAAGTCTGACATTCTTCCGCTGCTGCGCATGCATGGTATCTATTCTGACGTTCTGAGAAAGAGTTTGAGTTTTAGGTcatgtttagttcatcctaaaatccaaaaactttttaagatttttcgttaCGTCGAATCTTACAGTATATAcatgaatcattaaatatatataaaaacaaaaactaattatacagtttatttataaatcacgagataaatcttttaaacctaattattttataattagacaatatttataaaataaaaatgaaaatattaactttttgaatctaaaccaggcatggagccgatttggctttctgtCGATCGGTCGATGGCCGTTGTCTGTGCCTCTGTGGGGCATAACGCATTGCTGAGCTCGCGGGCGGTTTTGGTCCAGACTCCAGAGCACACGTGGGGCCCAGCTGCTTTTTTTTAaccttttcttcttttctttttcgttAAGCACCTCGCTGGGTTAgatctagggatgaaaacggtacggatattttccgaccgtattcgagaccgaattcgtttagagaggttcagatctgtccgtatccgagtccgaatgtttaacatccgataccgtatccgtatccgaatacttaaatcgtatatttacgatgtcgacatccaattatatcttatccgacatgattgacattatccgtattcgaatccgaatccgactagaaatatgaaaacaaatatgatatcggtgatatccgtccgtatccgatccgttttcatccctagttagATCGTGCCACGAGATGTTGAGCACAAGACACTTCGGTGTAAGCCTTTCAAATCGTAAGTCTTTTTAATCGTCTAAATAAATTATGTATATTATAcctaaaaagttttttttataaaaaacttACAATTTAAAATAGAGGAAATAGTAGTAGTTCATTTATATGTTTGGAATACAACGCTTTGCTAGATAAATACTCtcttcattctaaattataagacgtttgatttTTAGGACTATTATATTTCTACCCTTCTTTCGAAGCCTAATTATAATTCTACCCTCGTTTTTCGCTCCGTTGTATTTTTACCCTCGCTTTGTAAAAACGAACCCTGAATCTACCACTGCTCTGTTAACAATAGCTAACGGGATTAAATGGACTTGGCAAGGACAACTTTGCCCTTGCAAAAATACCCTTACTTTTTTAAGTTCATTGTGATTTTACCttgttttctttaaaaaaaattgcagcATCATTGTACAACTTGTTACATATTGCACAAAACATACAAATATAGATAGATAATATCACATCAAAAGAATGTGTAGCAAAAGCACAGCAACCATCATCCAACATACACATCCAGAGGTTGAAAAATGGGTACCTGAGCACCAAGGTCAGTTCGTCCCACAATTGGTCAACAAACACTTATAGGTTGAAAAATGGGTACTGAGCACCAACTCCTCGGCTCTGGACTCCTCCGGCTCCATGGTTGTCTGCTCGCACAGGCTCGGCGTGCCCACGGCCGCACCAGCGGCTAAGCAGCTCGCAGGGGCCCTAGCCGCCCAACGCCCCGACTAAGCCCACCCAATGCCTAGGCACGTGATGGCAGGGCGACACGCGACGAGGACGACGCGTTGGACCGGGCAACTTGTGACGGGGGCCTACCCTCACGCGCGATGCCAGAGGCCTGCCCTCTCGTGTGACAGACTAGGGACGGGCGACGATCCCTCATGGCGCGACGGACCGGGCGACGGGGCCTTTACACGCGACGCCATGGGCCTACCCTCCTGTGCGACGGATGAGGCCTGCCCTCCCGCGTGAGGCGCGACACGTGGCCTTGGCCGCGCGAAAGCCGCCTCTGCTTGCGCCACCATTGCTCAGGCCAATCCGGAGATTAGGAACGAACAGTCCCTAGTAGAGAAGGGGGAATGAGGACCCTATGAATGGATAAGGGGCACTTTTGTCCTTTGGTATTATGACCTggggatttctttttttttgatttttttacagAAATAACTAATGAAGTTACAAAAGAGGGGTAAACTGAATCTTCATTTTTACAAAGCGAGGGTAAAATGTAACAGAGCGAAAAGTGAGGGTAAAATCATAGTTGGGTTTCAAAAAAGGGTAAGAACACAATAGCCCCTTGATTTTTCCGACCCCAAGTTTGactactcgtcttattcaaaaaatttatacaaacatagtcaaatttaagttatttttgaaaaacttttattaataaaccaagccacgacaaaagaactgatattttgcacaaatttttgaataagacgagtggccAAATTTgatgtcaaaaaagtcaaatgttttataatttgagatgaatTGAGTACAAAACTTTTGCTACTTTGGTCCTCGAATTTTGCACAACTCGATTTGAATATTTTAGTCCTTGAATTTGTATCATGGCATCATCCGGGTCACCAACTTTGCTACTTTGGTATAAATTTTTAGGTTGAAGAGTTGTGTATAAATATTTCTCAGAAGACATTGAACAACGAATATGTGTAAGTTACGTTGTTCGCAAATTTATTATACACAAGTTGTACTAGAAATGCTATACTGAGAAATTGTTATGGaaaaatagaaacaaaaatTGGGTTTCAAAGATCTTATAGAAAAGTTACCATGCTAATTTGTATATAAACTGATATAAAAACTACATTGAAAAAATTATGATTGGAAGTTATGGTTTTAAATTATGTGCTGCAAAATATTATACACAAAAAAGttgtgaatatatatatatatatatatatatatatatatatatatatatatatatatatatatatcactttCTAAAGTGGAGGATCGCAGAAACAATTCTTtttctagggccttgtttagttccgaatttttttttggtttttggaactgtagcactttcgtttttatttgacaaacattgtccaatcatagagtaactagacttaaaagattcatctcgtgatttacaggtaaacggtgcaattagtttttattttcgtgtatatttagtgctccatgcatgtgccgcaagattcgatgtg contains:
- the LOC8059294 gene encoding uncharacterized protein LOC8059294 — encoded protein: MRIRKSASRLLGSAYSASAAPPVGAAPPFDLLPPPPPPPPPHLAPCSAPESWGGAGFSGPSASSAEPCELSRSPWDLIAELSLSDPQVEDDIVDKYFVHVTTRSSWLFSATMPAASSAKKKKKLQAAAGGDSTKLRRDTVKKPAMSKEKEGEANKKAKVKKEEGQDQDGAARVWMCKKNDGRRWHCNRPVSQPDTLCEYHFVQKRSYLNPDFESPSVVKLEEAAPLPVPVPVPAAASKSCTRSNKKPRKKKPGSDLSATEGFYYYAGFGPFRSKRQCRSGGTNMKWPQDEEDDAKDDASPSEQQAEVDDGHDDTNQTVAAARGDASSCEDDTAGIAGVDEGSSDDDFDGLGISGHGMNGNGDSKASNGDGKRKIPWKRWRKPVKARSLKSLM